A single region of the Austwickia chelonae genome encodes:
- a CDS encoding response regulator transcription factor yields the protein MTGGAPRALIVDDERQMLSIIEFALETQGFECITATSAERAWTTLNAEQVDLVILDVMLPGASGEQLCRRIRTRSDVPVMMLTARGNESDRVGGFLAGADDYITKPFSPRELALRAQAVIRRTRQRHTGELIVNGPLLIDVHAGTASWQGRRLRLSQVEHRLLTVLARHSGSVVGWRDLLNEVWGTGETVGGRDMIKTTVYRLRRQLRLSGDELIVTARGSGYLMPRLDDEPVPERPAPS from the coding sequence GTGACCGGAGGAGCACCTCGTGCGCTCATCGTCGATGACGAACGGCAGATGCTATCGATCATTGAATTCGCATTAGAAACACAAGGATTCGAGTGCATCACAGCAACTAGCGCCGAGCGGGCATGGACGACCCTCAACGCCGAACAAGTCGACCTGGTGATCCTGGACGTCATGCTGCCCGGAGCCTCCGGCGAACAACTCTGTCGACGCATCCGCACCCGCTCCGACGTCCCGGTGATGATGCTCACCGCCCGCGGCAACGAATCCGACCGGGTCGGCGGCTTCCTCGCAGGAGCCGACGACTACATCACCAAGCCCTTCTCCCCCAGAGAACTGGCCCTGCGCGCGCAAGCAGTCATCCGACGTACCCGCCAACGTCACACCGGTGAGCTGATCGTCAACGGACCGCTCCTCATCGACGTCCACGCCGGAACAGCCAGTTGGCAGGGCAGGAGGCTCCGCCTCAGCCAGGTCGAGCACCGCCTGCTGACCGTCCTGGCCCGACACTCCGGGTCGGTTGTCGGGTGGCGTGATCTGCTCAACGAAGTCTGGGGAACCGGGGAGACCGTCGGCGGCCGGGACATGATCAAGACCACGGTGTACCGCTTACGACGTCAGCTTCGTCTATCAGGCGATGAGCTCATCGTCACGGCCCGGGGCAGTGGCTATCTCATGCCTCGACTCGACGACGAACCAGTGCCAGAGCGCCCAGCTCCGTCATGA
- a CDS encoding sensor histidine kinase — protein MQLSNLLLITGTGLTGLTVGATLTWWYAHRHIRHARMEADQVAQMLRARLERPSVFSHEVRTPLALIKGATELLAEQTPGPLNERQREFVATIATNAEHVIGMAEDLLTEARMANRLFRLDISAFDLHLLVRETVQSLRRIHSAPLRVIGQGRPLLIHADRGLIRQALFNVINNAARHAGPGVTITVEVTDSQDEVVIAISDDGAGMSEQTRAALFEPFAADSAHRGGTGLGMMITESILQEHGGRVLVDTVDDHGTTIFITLPTSAQEDQ, from the coding sequence ATGCAGCTGTCGAATCTGCTGCTCATCACGGGCACAGGACTCACCGGACTCACCGTCGGCGCCACCCTCACCTGGTGGTACGCACACCGCCACATCCGCCATGCCCGGATGGAAGCAGACCAGGTCGCCCAGATGCTCCGCGCGCGCCTGGAACGCCCCAGCGTCTTCTCCCACGAAGTCCGAACTCCGCTGGCCCTCATCAAAGGAGCCACAGAACTACTCGCCGAGCAGACCCCCGGGCCACTGAACGAACGCCAACGGGAGTTCGTCGCCACCATCGCCACCAATGCCGAACATGTCATCGGCATGGCCGAAGACCTCCTCACCGAAGCCCGCATGGCGAACCGGCTCTTCCGCCTCGACATCAGCGCCTTCGACCTTCACCTGCTCGTTCGGGAAACAGTGCAGTCCCTGCGCCGCATCCACAGCGCACCCCTGCGCGTCATCGGCCAAGGACGCCCACTGCTGATCCACGCCGACCGCGGACTCATCCGCCAAGCACTCTTCAATGTCATCAACAATGCCGCCCGACACGCCGGGCCAGGAGTCACCATCACCGTAGAAGTGACCGACAGCCAGGACGAAGTCGTCATCGCCATCAGCGACGACGGCGCAGGAATGAGCGAGCAGACACGCGCCGCCCTTTTCGAACCCTTCGCCGCAGACTCCGCACATCGCGGAGGCACCGGGCTGGGCATGATGATCACCGAATCGATCCTGCAAGAACACGGCGGACGTGTGCTCGTCGACACCGTCGACGACCATGGAACCACCATCTTCATCACCCTACCCACCAGCGCACAGGAGGATCAGTGA
- a CDS encoding glycerophosphodiester phosphodiesterase family protein codes for MGAQRRHLTLACLPLLAGSLTFGGGLAAHAGGQQTVEPPQKPTSAAPAPTQKPGSPSQKPSRPAGTKTFDLESHRGGRGETTEESLRAFEKSLALGVSTLEFDIVLTKDKVPAVWHDPKVLDTKCTDTKPATAGDPMYPYVGKLMHELTWAQVQTLDCGKKLDNFPYAEVVKGNKIIKLSDVFDLVKKKKADVRYNIETKIEGENRRESATPEEFVKVILGEVDKAGVADKVMVQSFDWRSLPLVKKANPKIPTVLLWDETTWKKGSQWTGEADYDAMKGDILAAAKKIGVDVLSPGYSQPYGRKPGDKDFKLIADKALIEKAHQAGMKVVPWTLNDASAMEAQMDAGADGIITDYPTKLRELMQKRGLQLPPSYS; via the coding sequence ATGGGTGCACAACGTCGTCATCTCACCCTCGCCTGTCTGCCACTTCTGGCCGGAAGCCTGACCTTCGGTGGGGGTCTTGCCGCGCACGCCGGTGGGCAGCAGACCGTCGAACCTCCCCAGAAGCCGACCTCTGCGGCACCCGCGCCCACTCAGAAGCCAGGATCGCCCAGCCAGAAGCCGAGCAGGCCGGCCGGGACGAAAACCTTCGACCTGGAGTCTCACCGCGGGGGCCGTGGCGAGACCACTGAAGAATCTCTGCGTGCCTTCGAGAAGAGCCTCGCGCTGGGGGTCAGCACTCTCGAGTTCGACATCGTGCTCACCAAGGACAAGGTGCCTGCGGTCTGGCACGACCCGAAGGTCCTCGACACCAAGTGCACCGACACCAAGCCTGCTACGGCGGGTGACCCGATGTACCCCTATGTCGGCAAGCTCATGCACGAGCTGACGTGGGCTCAGGTGCAGACGCTCGACTGCGGTAAGAAGCTCGACAACTTCCCCTACGCCGAGGTGGTCAAGGGCAACAAGATCATCAAGCTCTCGGACGTCTTCGACCTGGTCAAGAAGAAGAAAGCCGATGTGCGGTACAACATCGAGACCAAGATCGAAGGGGAGAACCGTCGGGAGTCCGCGACCCCTGAGGAGTTCGTCAAGGTCATCCTCGGTGAGGTCGACAAGGCCGGTGTCGCCGACAAGGTGATGGTCCAGTCCTTCGACTGGCGTTCGCTTCCCTTGGTGAAGAAAGCCAATCCCAAGATCCCGACCGTGCTGCTGTGGGACGAGACCACGTGGAAGAAGGGGTCGCAGTGGACCGGCGAAGCCGACTACGACGCGATGAAGGGCGACATTCTCGCTGCAGCTAAGAAGATCGGCGTCGATGTCCTTTCCCCGGGTTACTCCCAGCCGTACGGACGCAAGCCCGGCGACAAGGACTTCAAGCTGATCGCTGACAAGGCCCTCATCGAGAAGGCCCACCAGGCCGGGATGAAGGTCGTTCCCTGGACTCTCAACGACGCCTCTGCCATGGAAGCGCAAATGGACGCCGGTGCTGATGGCATCATTACCGACTACCCCACCAAGCTGCGTGAACTCATGCAGAAGCGCGGTTTGCAGCTACCGCCCTCCTACTCGTGA
- the thiE gene encoding thiamine phosphate synthase: protein MTLTDARLYLCTDARTSPEDLRAFVRACYAGGVDIIQLRDKKIEGSDQLAALAVVSEEARRSGRLVAANDRADIAFLAEADVLHVGQGDLAPTAARRIVPNAIIGRSTHNEAQMKDAAADPDVDYFCTGPVWPTPTKPGRPAVGLDLVRAAATHVGSSGKPWFAIGGIDFDTIDSVVEAGATRVVVVRALTGTDDVAGAARRLRARLP from the coding sequence ATGACTCTTACCGATGCGCGGCTGTACCTCTGTACCGATGCACGCACCAGCCCGGAAGACCTGCGTGCCTTCGTGCGCGCCTGCTACGCCGGCGGCGTCGACATCATCCAACTTCGTGACAAGAAGATCGAAGGAAGCGACCAGCTGGCAGCGCTGGCCGTCGTCTCCGAAGAGGCTCGACGCAGCGGTCGCCTCGTCGCAGCCAACGACCGGGCCGATATCGCCTTCCTCGCCGAGGCCGATGTCCTGCACGTCGGACAGGGCGACCTCGCCCCGACCGCAGCCCGACGGATCGTCCCCAACGCGATCATCGGACGGTCCACCCACAACGAAGCGCAGATGAAGGACGCCGCAGCAGACCCCGATGTCGACTACTTCTGCACCGGACCCGTATGGCCCACTCCGACCAAGCCAGGCCGTCCTGCAGTCGGGCTCGACCTGGTGCGTGCCGCCGCCACACACGTCGGATCCAGCGGGAAACCGTGGTTCGCCATCGGCGGGATCGACTTCGACACCATCGACAGCGTGGTCGAGGCCGGAGCGACCAGGGTCGTCGTGGTCAGGGCTCTGACCGGAACAGACGATGTCGCCGGGGCAGCCCGCAGGCTACGTGCCCGTCTGCCCTGA
- the thiH gene encoding 2-iminoacetate synthase ThiH produces the protein MTKIPPVVPLPRRPDGKIDHMSWRPQFDRMHSGVMEAVLSEAAVPDFSTFGVADVRAALGRRRRTHTDLAALLSPAAGSVLEEVATAAQRETRDRFGTSISMFTPLYVSNYCQNICTYCGFSCTNRISRVRLDEAGTDAELKAIAATGLEEVLILTGESAKFADATFVARAVRQAAHHFPTVGIEVQPLSVADYRMVHEAGADFVSVYQETYDTDAYDRFHPSGYKRHFPYRFESQERALAAGMRGVSFGALLGLSDFRRDAYATAVHAQLVQQRHPHAEIGFSVPRLRPIRGSRLPLADQLEQIVPASDVHEAELLQVMCAYRLFLPFASITISTRERSAFRDGVIGVAATKMSAGVSTGVGEHAAELEGQDSGDEQFAIADERSVDQVRAAIRARGLQPVMTDHLSSRRAGFPPSACGA, from the coding sequence ATGACGAAGATTCCTCCGGTGGTGCCGCTGCCTCGCCGGCCCGACGGCAAGATCGACCATATGAGCTGGCGCCCCCAGTTCGACCGGATGCATTCGGGGGTGATGGAGGCGGTTCTGTCCGAGGCCGCCGTCCCCGACTTCTCCACTTTTGGGGTGGCGGATGTCCGGGCTGCACTCGGTCGACGACGACGGACCCACACCGATCTGGCGGCGCTGTTGTCTCCAGCGGCTGGGTCGGTGTTGGAGGAGGTGGCCACGGCTGCACAACGGGAGACCCGGGATCGCTTCGGCACCTCCATCAGCATGTTCACCCCGTTGTACGTGTCGAACTACTGCCAGAACATCTGCACCTATTGCGGCTTCTCCTGTACGAACCGGATCAGCCGGGTCCGCCTGGACGAGGCGGGCACCGATGCGGAGCTGAAGGCGATCGCGGCAACCGGTTTGGAGGAGGTATTGATCCTCACCGGGGAGTCGGCGAAGTTCGCCGATGCGACCTTCGTCGCCCGGGCGGTGAGGCAGGCCGCACATCATTTCCCGACGGTGGGGATCGAGGTGCAGCCGTTGTCGGTGGCCGACTACCGGATGGTCCACGAGGCGGGCGCCGACTTCGTCAGCGTCTACCAGGAAACCTATGACACCGATGCTTACGACCGTTTTCACCCCAGCGGGTACAAGAGGCATTTCCCGTACCGCTTCGAGTCGCAGGAGCGGGCCTTGGCGGCCGGGATGCGGGGGGTGTCCTTCGGGGCCTTGCTCGGTCTGTCCGATTTCCGTCGGGATGCTTATGCCACGGCGGTTCACGCACAGCTGGTGCAGCAGCGTCATCCGCACGCGGAGATCGGGTTCTCGGTTCCTCGCCTACGGCCCATCAGGGGCAGCCGTCTTCCTCTGGCCGATCAGCTGGAACAGATCGTCCCGGCCAGTGACGTCCACGAGGCCGAACTCTTGCAGGTGATGTGCGCCTACCGGCTGTTCCTGCCTTTCGCCTCGATCACGATCTCCACGCGGGAGCGGTCGGCCTTCCGGGACGGGGTCATCGGAGTGGCGGCGACGAAGATGTCCGCCGGGGTGTCCACCGGGGTGGGTGAGCATGCAGCGGAGCTGGAAGGCCAGGACAGCGGTGACGAACAGTTCGCGATCGCAGACGAACGTTCGGTGGATCAGGTGCGGGCTGCGATTCGGGCCCGCGGTTTACAACCGGTGATGACAGATCATCTGTCGAGCAGACGGGCAGGGTTTCCTCCCTCGGCCTGCGGGGCCTGA
- a CDS encoding thiazole synthase, with the protein MSFSSASPVEGAAAGPSDPLVIGGREFSSRFILGSGKYNLDLVRAAVEHAGAQIVTLAVRRAYTGGEGNILDVIPEGVTLLPNTSEARTAEEAVRIARMARELGCGDLVKVEVIRDSRYLLPDNAETVRATQALADEGFVVLPYMHPDLTVARDLVSAGAAAVMPLASPIGSNRGLSTRDFIQILVDEIEVPIIVDAGIGRPSQACEAMEMGVAAIMANTAIATAGDVPGMAAAFRSAVQAGRAAYLAGPGRVLESGAAPSSPVTGFLQEVDRS; encoded by the coding sequence ATGTCCTTCTCCTCGGCATCTCCTGTCGAAGGTGCTGCAGCGGGGCCGTCCGATCCGTTGGTGATCGGTGGTCGCGAGTTCTCCTCCCGGTTCATCCTGGGGTCGGGTAAGTACAACCTGGATCTGGTACGAGCTGCGGTGGAACATGCCGGGGCTCAGATCGTCACCCTGGCCGTGCGCCGGGCCTACACCGGCGGGGAGGGGAACATCCTCGATGTCATCCCGGAGGGGGTGACCTTGTTGCCGAATACTTCCGAGGCCCGCACCGCCGAAGAAGCGGTGAGGATCGCTCGGATGGCGAGGGAGCTGGGATGTGGAGATCTCGTGAAGGTCGAGGTCATCCGCGACAGTCGTTATCTGCTTCCCGACAATGCCGAGACGGTCCGAGCGACACAGGCCCTGGCCGATGAAGGTTTCGTCGTCCTGCCGTACATGCATCCGGATCTGACGGTGGCCCGGGATCTGGTGTCCGCAGGTGCGGCGGCAGTGATGCCCTTGGCCTCTCCGATCGGATCGAACCGTGGTTTGTCGACCCGTGATTTCATCCAGATCCTGGTTGACGAGATCGAGGTGCCGATCATCGTGGACGCCGGGATCGGTCGCCCCAGCCAGGCCTGCGAGGCGATGGAGATGGGTGTCGCAGCGATCATGGCGAACACAGCGATCGCCACTGCCGGGGACGTCCCGGGGATGGCGGCTGCTTTCCGCAGCGCGGTCCAGGCCGGGCGGGCCGCCTATCTGGCTGGCCCAGGACGAGTGTTGGAGAGTGGCGCGGCACCGTCTTCGCCGGTCACCGGTTTTCTGCAGGAAGTCGATCGGTCATGA
- the thiF gene encoding sulfur carrier protein ThiS adenylyltransferase ThiF, with amino-acid sequence MDEAPGPEEIRAALAGRMGSQQVALLSEARVGVAGLGGLGSQIALALARTGVGSLHLVDHDVVDLANLNRQAYDLADLGVSKTAALAARIARINPYLEVTTRDVRVTAEDAPGVFAGCAVVCEAFDDPAAKAMLTESLLIGDPRVVVVGASGMAGHDRTDTMVTRQVGSRWWVCGDGVSDIGTGAPMVAPRVMACAGAQAMLTVRIILALEG; translated from the coding sequence ATGGACGAAGCGCCTGGGCCGGAGGAGATTCGGGCTGCTCTGGCGGGCCGGATGGGTTCGCAACAGGTCGCCCTGCTGTCCGAGGCCAGGGTCGGGGTGGCAGGTCTGGGCGGTCTGGGTTCCCAGATCGCGCTGGCTCTGGCGCGCACCGGGGTGGGAAGCTTGCACCTGGTCGATCACGATGTCGTCGACCTGGCGAATCTGAATCGTCAGGCCTACGACCTGGCCGATCTGGGCGTATCGAAGACGGCTGCCTTGGCGGCGAGGATCGCTCGGATCAATCCTTATCTGGAGGTCACCACCCGGGATGTCCGGGTCACGGCAGAGGACGCTCCTGGAGTTTTCGCCGGATGCGCGGTCGTCTGCGAGGCCTTCGACGATCCAGCGGCGAAAGCCATGTTGACGGAGTCCTTGCTGATAGGTGATCCGCGAGTGGTGGTGGTGGGCGCCTCGGGGATGGCCGGTCATGACCGCACCGACACGATGGTGACCCGGCAGGTGGGCTCACGGTGGTGGGTCTGTGGCGATGGGGTGAGCGATATCGGCACTGGTGCCCCGATGGTTGCGCCGCGGGTGATGGCCTGTGCCGGTGCGCAGGCGATGCTGACGGTCCGCATCATCCTCGCTCTGGAGGGTTGA
- the thiS gene encoding sulfur carrier protein ThiS, whose translation MIVVNGESRPWQSDWSLASLVEGEGYRQERIAVEVNGLIIPKVSFDEYVLAEGDRVEIVHFVGGG comes from the coding sequence ATGATCGTCGTCAATGGAGAATCACGTCCGTGGCAGTCCGATTGGTCCCTCGCGTCGCTGGTGGAGGGCGAGGGCTACCGGCAGGAACGGATCGCTGTAGAGGTCAACGGACTGATCATCCCGAAAGTGTCCTTCGACGAGTACGTCCTCGCCGAAGGGGACCGGGTGGAGATCGTGCATTTCGTGGGGGGCGGCTGA
- a CDS encoding DUF1204 domain-containing protein, whose amino-acid sequence MSESVLPTQVAQAWRDMELLSPRSIPDSEAADDGVIITHCAPGGPLPWASDGVCALPPEGEHQTWLHRVYLGAFDLNLFRADVTKALGATSPSTDAPAPGMSAIAGLTVTADGHPVTASAFLSSGAWAWTRCLTDQWVDGQIDAFHRQADLFHLRAAELLEEISATPLTLDTLAELLVMAWLAAGAEEGSPVAELFVTEASTIQVVSLPIRSGSDRGGVDDLVNSPYLADLTRAADTLAHSRSGQGLLSYIGVAAGSAESGRTTPVSGTLNTLSTTSLPRGRWPAPPQDYPSLSEQFAVNLTLGDLAARTGLNSVGVSPESHEAPPVRDVLAGLVVERARRIAALPGPQDAFVRSHSWKGHYHRTAWQPHPSLTGFEMVLASPDPVALDEDTDGLSDTASLAPPWEEIDHLGDIATQVRRAQRGVGQGKAWGLVAARLGSRTNRAAFAESFWTDRRDYAELPPTFRSFLERAALSPQGSWQEACERFLSADTLVAQLLQECEAAEERLTTSRVANHELRVAQERFDSLVQAEAPALAQLYAAREAAEKADQDAADARKRKRAHDQTKPGAFEQVLTMGRRMKDWTETADELVQAVIAVEKHGAAAREDIARISVELTTQAQERARAQEALDSARQRADDLAARIQADRERWRETYPDDAWFADSGQGLTAAPWLDATLNQARSQLFLSALELHRTLFAHSARRMISTMRAALDILSGAAPHDVSPQAALAAWQSFFLVVPLISTSFSSLGSMFSHIGEESLGWLFIDEAGRACPQAAVGGIWRAQRTLVVGDPVAPDGSDGWAETVAQAMARRYGLAEAPFASGSSVLHLAESVES is encoded by the coding sequence ATGTCTGAATCCGTTCTTCCCACGCAGGTCGCCCAAGCGTGGCGAGACATGGAATTACTTTCTCCTCGAAGCATCCCGGACTCGGAAGCGGCTGACGACGGCGTCATCATCACTCACTGTGCCCCCGGAGGCCCCCTGCCCTGGGCCTCCGACGGCGTGTGCGCGCTACCCCCGGAAGGAGAGCACCAGACCTGGCTGCACCGCGTCTACCTGGGGGCTTTCGACCTGAATCTTTTCCGGGCCGACGTGACAAAGGCCTTGGGGGCAACGTCACCCAGTACAGATGCGCCTGCACCGGGCATGAGCGCCATCGCCGGGCTGACCGTGACCGCGGACGGGCACCCGGTGACCGCGTCGGCCTTCCTCTCCTCCGGAGCCTGGGCGTGGACGCGATGTCTCACCGATCAGTGGGTCGACGGACAGATCGACGCCTTCCACAGACAAGCCGATCTGTTCCACCTCCGGGCAGCCGAACTCCTCGAAGAAATCTCGGCGACCCCTCTCACCCTCGACACCCTGGCCGAACTGCTCGTCATGGCGTGGTTGGCAGCTGGCGCCGAAGAAGGGTCCCCCGTCGCAGAGCTGTTCGTCACCGAAGCCTCGACGATCCAGGTGGTCAGCCTTCCGATCCGGTCTGGCTCCGACCGCGGCGGCGTCGACGACCTGGTCAACAGCCCCTACTTGGCCGATCTGACCCGAGCCGCAGACACACTGGCCCATAGCCGGTCCGGGCAAGGCCTGCTGTCCTACATCGGGGTTGCCGCCGGCTCGGCGGAATCAGGCCGGACCACGCCCGTATCAGGCACCCTGAACACCCTGTCCACGACCTCGCTTCCCCGGGGGCGTTGGCCGGCACCGCCGCAGGACTACCCGAGCCTGAGCGAGCAGTTCGCAGTCAACCTCACCTTGGGCGATCTGGCCGCACGCACCGGGCTGAACTCCGTGGGAGTTTCGCCGGAATCGCACGAGGCCCCGCCGGTCCGTGACGTCCTCGCCGGGTTGGTCGTCGAACGCGCTCGCCGGATCGCTGCCTTGCCCGGCCCGCAGGATGCCTTCGTCCGGAGCCATTCGTGGAAGGGGCATTACCATCGCACGGCGTGGCAACCCCACCCGAGCCTGACCGGCTTCGAAATGGTGTTGGCCTCCCCTGACCCCGTCGCCCTCGACGAGGACACCGATGGTCTTTCGGACACGGCCTCGCTGGCGCCGCCCTGGGAGGAGATCGACCACCTCGGTGACATCGCCACGCAGGTCCGACGCGCCCAACGGGGCGTCGGGCAGGGTAAGGCCTGGGGGCTGGTGGCTGCGCGTCTGGGGTCACGGACGAACCGGGCCGCTTTCGCCGAGTCCTTCTGGACCGACCGACGCGACTACGCCGAGCTCCCGCCGACCTTCCGCTCCTTCCTCGAGCGAGCCGCGCTCTCTCCGCAAGGATCCTGGCAGGAAGCCTGCGAACGTTTCCTGTCCGCAGATACGCTGGTGGCCCAGCTCCTCCAGGAGTGCGAGGCAGCCGAGGAGAGGTTGACCACGTCCCGGGTCGCGAACCATGAGCTCCGTGTCGCCCAGGAGCGCTTCGACTCCCTGGTCCAGGCAGAAGCGCCTGCTCTCGCCCAGTTGTACGCCGCTCGTGAGGCAGCGGAGAAAGCAGACCAGGACGCTGCCGATGCGCGTAAGCGTAAACGGGCCCACGACCAGACCAAGCCGGGCGCCTTCGAGCAGGTGCTCACGATGGGCCGCCGGATGAAGGACTGGACAGAGACTGCCGACGAGCTCGTCCAAGCCGTGATCGCCGTGGAGAAACATGGGGCAGCCGCGCGGGAGGACATCGCCCGGATCAGCGTCGAGCTGACCACTCAGGCACAAGAACGTGCCCGCGCGCAGGAAGCCCTGGACTCCGCCCGTCAGCGCGCTGACGATCTGGCCGCCCGAATACAGGCCGACCGGGAACGCTGGCGGGAGACCTACCCGGACGATGCCTGGTTCGCCGATTCCGGCCAGGGGCTGACCGCAGCGCCGTGGCTGGATGCGACCTTGAACCAAGCCCGTTCGCAGCTCTTCCTGTCCGCTTTGGAATTGCATCGGACACTGTTCGCCCATTCCGCCCGTCGGATGATCTCGACGATGCGAGCAGCCTTGGACATCCTGTCGGGAGCAGCTCCGCACGATGTCTCCCCGCAGGCTGCGCTGGCCGCGTGGCAGTCTTTCTTCCTCGTGGTGCCCCTGATATCGACGTCGTTCTCGTCTCTGGGGTCGATGTTCTCCCACATCGGTGAGGAGTCCCTGGGGTGGTTGTTCATCGACGAAGCAGGCCGGGCCTGCCCGCAGGCTGCGGTCGGCGGTATCTGGCGTGCACAACGGACGTTGGTGGTCGGTGACCCCGTTGCTCCGGATGGCTCGGACGGGTGGGCTGAGACGGTGGCCCAGGCGATGGCACGCCGGTACGGTTTGGCCGAGGCGCCTTTCGCCAGCGGATCCTCGGTCCTGCATCTAGCGGAATCGGTGGAGAGCTGA
- a CDS encoding oxidoreductase produces the protein MSRWTTVDIPDQTGRRFVITGANSGIGFEAARALAGKGAHVVMACRNTTKGEAARVGMGGSTEVRHLDLADLESVANFAAELDRVDVLILNAGVMDIPLARTAAGHEMQFATNVLGHFLLSQSVLPVLTDRVVWLGSIAHRFGTVEVSDLDWNSRPYDSAKSYAQSKLACIVLALEQQRRFIREGSTLRSIAAHPGMSSTNLFGRSGNSFKDQASRFFVATPAAQPAWMGALPELYAATVPDLPGGFYIGPDGIGETRGYPRPVSARASAYDPALGHQLWEACEQMTSR, from the coding sequence ATGTCTCGTTGGACCACGGTCGACATCCCCGACCAGACCGGCCGCAGATTCGTCATCACCGGCGCGAATTCCGGAATCGGCTTCGAGGCCGCGCGCGCCCTGGCCGGGAAGGGCGCCCACGTCGTCATGGCCTGTCGGAATACGACCAAGGGCGAAGCGGCGCGAGTCGGTATGGGCGGATCGACCGAGGTGCGTCATCTCGACCTGGCCGATCTGGAGTCGGTGGCGAATTTCGCCGCTGAGCTGGACCGCGTCGACGTCCTGATCCTGAATGCCGGAGTGATGGACATTCCCTTGGCCCGCACTGCCGCCGGGCATGAAATGCAATTCGCGACCAATGTGCTCGGCCATTTCCTCCTGTCGCAATCGGTTCTGCCCGTCTTGACCGATCGGGTGGTCTGGTTGGGGTCGATCGCACACCGGTTCGGAACGGTCGAGGTGTCTGACCTGGATTGGAACTCCCGCCCGTACGACAGCGCGAAGTCGTACGCCCAGTCGAAGCTGGCCTGCATCGTCCTGGCCCTGGAACAGCAGCGTCGGTTCATTCGCGAGGGGAGCACCCTGCGATCCATCGCAGCACATCCCGGAATGTCATCCACGAATCTCTTTGGAAGAAGCGGGAATTCATTCAAAGATCAGGCTTCACGCTTCTTCGTCGCCACCCCGGCAGCCCAGCCCGCTTGGATGGGCGCGCTGCCCGAGCTCTACGCTGCAACCGTGCCCGATCTGCCCGGCGGCTTCTACATAGGCCCCGACGGCATCGGTGAGACGCGTGGTTATCCCCGGCCGGTATCGGCGCGCGCCTCGGCCTACGACCCTGCACTGGGACACCAGCTGTGGGAAGCATGCGAACAGATGACCAGTCGCTGA